The Dehalogenimonas sp. 4OHTPN genome window below encodes:
- a CDS encoding FAD-dependent oxidoreductase, with protein sequence MAEEIRTGVYICHCGINIASVVDVAAVAEYAGTLPGVVIARANKYTCSDPGQDIIKKDIAEFGLNRIVVAACSPTMHEKTYRRVLQAAGLNPYLLEMANIREHCAWVNRENPAAATQKAKDAVRAAVRRVGLQEPLVPRSIEVNPATLVVGGGIAGITAALEIADSGRRVYLVEKSPTIGGHMAQLDKTFPTLDCAACISTPRMSQAGQHPNIDLLSYSEVSAVSGHAGNFKVTVNRKTRYIREKDCKGCGDCAAVCPVSIPSEFDLGLVDRKAAYRPFPQSVPNTYTIDRRGTPPCRAACPAGVNAQGYIALIAQGKFAEALEVVRRTMPFAAVCGRVCTHPCEAECGRSDFDEAVSVRALKRFIAEYEIEHGRTPGTPSISRAEKVAVVGSGPAGLACAYDLLKLGYPVTVFEADDKAGGMLRYGIPTYRLPEAALNNDIDYLKELGAEIKTGIQVDSIEQLKDAGYHSVFVACGAWQSQKLGIPGELAGGVYDALGFLKKVRQGNAPPLGSKVAVIGGGNAAIDVARTAIRLGAPNVTIVYRRSRGEMPAISEEVAAAESECVKFHLLAAPVAVIEKGGKVAGLSCVRMDLGEPDASGRRRPVPITGSEFDIETDNVIVAVGQSVAASSFAELSRRPNGAIEADPVTLATGIEGVFSGGDVVTGPATVIEAIAAGKEAAVSIDRYLNGKGLGVDRKPQQNVVRPSLKGVARLPRVEIPHAPIVAGSFSETELTLSQAQAIAEAARCLNCAGCSDCRQCVEACEAKCIDFEQEADNVEIQVGNIVVATGYDTFDPSSISHYGYGKFDNIITSLEFERLANASGPTSGEIRLSDGRKPESVAIVHCVGSRDKNYHEYCSQICCMYSLKQAHLIQERTGASVYQMYIDLRCAGKGYEEFYKRVGDEGVNFVRGKVAEITDRTIGEETAGKLIVIVEDTLQGAVLRVPVDMVVLAVAAEPQKDAEAVGRLFGLSRSADGFFLERHPKLDPVATMNDGVFIAGCAQGPKDIPQTVAQAQAAAARVLATIAKGRIELEPRVSEVVEANCDGCAYCVEPCPFNALTLVEYMKDGELKKIVESDAVKCRGCGVCMATCPKAGIVIKGFTSDQLRAMVDALIGCA encoded by the coding sequence ATGGCCGAAGAAATCAGGACCGGCGTTTATATCTGCCACTGCGGCATCAACATCGCCAGCGTCGTCGATGTCGCCGCCGTCGCCGAGTACGCCGGGACCCTGCCCGGCGTGGTCATCGCCCGCGCCAACAAGTACACCTGCTCCGATCCCGGCCAGGACATCATTAAGAAAGACATCGCCGAGTTCGGTCTCAACCGCATCGTCGTCGCTGCCTGCTCCCCGACCATGCACGAGAAGACCTACCGCCGCGTGCTGCAGGCCGCCGGCCTCAACCCTTACCTCCTGGAGATGGCCAATATTCGGGAGCACTGCGCCTGGGTCAACCGGGAAAACCCGGCCGCCGCCACTCAAAAGGCCAAGGACGCCGTCCGCGCCGCCGTCCGCCGCGTCGGCCTGCAGGAGCCACTGGTGCCCCGAAGCATCGAGGTCAACCCGGCGACCTTGGTAGTCGGCGGCGGCATCGCCGGCATCACGGCCGCTCTGGAGATCGCCGATTCCGGCCGGAGGGTCTACCTGGTTGAAAAATCCCCCACCATCGGCGGCCACATGGCGCAACTGGACAAGACCTTCCCCACCCTGGACTGCGCCGCCTGCATCTCCACGCCCCGGATGAGCCAGGCCGGCCAGCATCCCAACATCGACCTGTTATCTTACAGCGAGGTTTCCGCAGTATCCGGCCACGCCGGCAACTTCAAGGTGACGGTCAACCGCAAGACACGGTATATCCGTGAGAAAGACTGCAAGGGCTGTGGCGACTGTGCCGCCGTCTGCCCGGTATCGATCCCATCGGAGTTCGACTTGGGGCTGGTTGATCGCAAGGCTGCCTACCGTCCCTTCCCCCAGTCCGTGCCCAATACCTATACCATTGACCGCCGCGGCACGCCGCCCTGCCGCGCCGCCTGTCCCGCCGGGGTCAATGCCCAAGGTTATATCGCCCTCATCGCCCAGGGTAAATTCGCCGAAGCCCTCGAGGTGGTGCGGCGGACTATGCCCTTTGCCGCCGTCTGCGGCCGGGTCTGCACCCATCCCTGCGAGGCCGAATGCGGCCGCAGCGATTTCGATGAAGCCGTGTCCGTCCGTGCCCTGAAGCGTTTCATAGCCGAATACGAGATAGAGCACGGCCGAACCCCGGGGACGCCGTCAATCAGTCGCGCCGAGAAAGTGGCGGTAGTCGGTTCCGGCCCGGCCGGCCTGGCCTGCGCTTATGACTTGCTAAAGCTCGGCTACCCTGTGACCGTGTTCGAGGCCGATGATAAGGCCGGCGGCATGCTGCGCTACGGCATTCCGACTTATAGGCTGCCGGAGGCGGCTTTGAACAACGATATCGACTATCTCAAGGAACTCGGCGCTGAAATCAAGACCGGTATTCAAGTCGATTCTATTGAGCAGCTCAAAGACGCGGGTTACCACTCTGTCTTCGTCGCCTGCGGCGCCTGGCAGAGCCAGAAGCTTGGCATTCCCGGCGAATTGGCCGGAGGCGTATATGATGCGCTCGGTTTCCTCAAGAAGGTTAGGCAAGGGAATGCGCCGCCGCTAGGCAGCAAAGTCGCCGTCATCGGCGGCGGTAACGCCGCCATCGACGTCGCCCGGACCGCTATCCGCCTCGGAGCCCCAAATGTGACTATCGTCTACCGCCGTTCCCGGGGGGAAATGCCTGCCATCAGCGAAGAAGTCGCCGCCGCCGAGTCCGAGTGTGTAAAGTTTCACCTGCTTGCCGCGCCGGTAGCCGTCATTGAAAAAGGTGGCAAGGTCGCCGGATTGAGTTGCGTCCGCATGGATCTGGGCGAACCGGACGCCTCCGGCCGCCGCAGGCCCGTGCCCATCACCGGCAGCGAGTTCGACATAGAGACTGATAACGTCATAGTCGCCGTCGGCCAGTCCGTTGCTGCGAGTAGCTTCGCCGAACTGTCGCGGCGTCCCAACGGCGCCATCGAAGCCGACCCGGTGACCCTGGCGACCGGCATTGAGGGTGTCTTCTCCGGCGGCGATGTCGTCACCGGCCCGGCTACAGTTATCGAAGCCATTGCCGCTGGCAAGGAAGCCGCCGTCTCCATCGATCGTTACCTTAACGGCAAGGGCCTCGGGGTCGACCGCAAACCGCAACAGAACGTGGTCCGGCCGTCGCTGAAGGGCGTCGCCAGGTTGCCGAGGGTCGAGATTCCCCACGCACCTATCGTCGCCGGTTCGTTCTCCGAGACCGAACTCACCCTCAGCCAGGCTCAGGCGATAGCGGAGGCCGCCCGCTGCCTCAACTGCGCCGGCTGCTCAGACTGCCGCCAGTGCGTCGAGGCCTGCGAAGCAAAATGCATCGATTTCGAGCAGGAAGCCGATAACGTAGAGATCCAGGTCGGCAATATCGTCGTGGCCACCGGTTACGACACGTTCGACCCGTCATCGATTTCGCACTACGGCTACGGCAAATTCGACAACATCATTACCAGCCTGGAGTTTGAGCGGCTGGCCAACGCCTCCGGCCCCACCAGCGGCGAGATCAGGCTCTCGGACGGCCGCAAGCCGGAGTCCGTGGCTATCGTCCACTGCGTCGGCAGCCGCGACAAGAATTACCACGAATACTGCTCCCAGATATGCTGCATGTACTCCCTGAAACAGGCCCATCTCATCCAGGAACGCACCGGGGCCAGCGTGTACCAGATGTATATCGACCTGCGCTGCGCCGGCAAAGGCTACGAGGAGTTCTACAAGCGCGTCGGCGATGAAGGGGTCAATTTCGTCCGCGGCAAGGTAGCCGAGATCACCGACCGGACCATCGGCGAAGAAACCGCCGGCAAACTGATCGTCATCGTCGAGGACACCCTCCAGGGCGCCGTGCTGCGGGTACCGGTGGACATGGTGGTGCTGGCCGTGGCCGCCGAGCCGCAAAAAGACGCCGAGGCCGTTGGCCGTCTCTTCGGCCTGTCGCGCAGCGCCGACGGCTTCTTCCTGGAGCGCCATCCCAAGCTGGATCCGGTGGCCACCATGAACGACGGCGTCTTCATCGCCGGTTGCGCCCAGGGACCAAAGGACATCCCTCAGACTGTCGCCCAGGCCCAAGCGGCGGCAGCGCGGGTGTTGGCGACCATCGCCAAGGGCCGCATCGAGCTGGAGCCCCGGGTGTCCGAGGTGGTCGAGGCCAACTGCGACGGCTGCGCCTACTGTGTCGAACCCTGTCCGTTCAATGCCTTGACCCTGGTCGAATACATGAAAGACGGCGAATTGAAAAAGATCGTCGAGTCGGACGCCGTTAAATGCCGCGGTTGCGGAGTCTGCATGGCTACCTGCCCCAAGGCCGGCATCGTCATCAAGGGCTTCACCTCGGACCAGTTGCGGGCCATGGTCGACGCTCTGATCGGCTGTGCCTGA